The genomic region TGAATAGAGGAGTTTGGTTGCGAATGGTGCAGGAAATTGAGCATCTTGGGTACCAGAAGGAGGAGGTTTAGTCAAAATTCCTAGAACAACCACGTCAATTAGGGCGAGCCTCGAGTCCTTTGCTTTGATCACGTGTTTTGGGAATTGAAAACGGTTAGGGATGGGTTTAAACCAGAGGATCACATGTACTGCCCTAGGTTGTCCGTCTTAGTGGAGGAAGATCTCTGACCGAAGAATCTGATTAAGATCAACCAAGTTCACCAAGCTTTTATTTGAGGCAGTGTAAAACTcgtttgcattaaaaaaaaatcagttataaattttctttttacagTGGCAATATGGAAAGAAAGGGTGCTTTAAGTTATTCCAAAGGTCGGGGGTACCCCACCTGGTTCCCCATCTTAGGTAGGACAGTGCAAACTATCGTGCCAATCACCCAAGATGATAAGGAAGTCTTTGTCCATACCTTTATTCGACTCAGGAATGCAGGAGATCAACTAATGTAAGGAACTCTACATTTAAAGTAGTAACCCGTTTCTTTGGCAGTTATAAACCCAATTTACGTCATGACATGTAAGATTGGTTCCCATTTTTCAGTTTATCATGTCTACACTACCGAGGACCCTGAAAAGGTTGGGAGAATATTGGGTCAGGGATAATCTAAAGTTAATAAGAAAATCTCTAGTTACCTTACCCATATGGATATCCATTCTGccttctataaaggctatcataggaataaTTGCTACCCCGGGGGATTTATTTTTAACTAACCATTCTCCTAGTTCACAATGTTGGAGTTCAACATtctttggaatcctatttttgGTCCTAAAGACAGCCATGCCCTCGGGGGTATCAACTAACTTAGCAAACCTACTCATGTGCTCCTATGAGGTAAAAATAAGcaggaaggaaagaaaaaaaaaattctctttacaATATGGGATGAAGGGCCAAGGGCACTTACAAGTGTTGAAAGAAGGTTTCCTTAAACTGGTTCTTCAAGAAAATTTATAGAGAGCATGTAAATGGGAAAAAATCACTCCCATCCCCTCTTTATATAGGAGTTGAAAAACAGTGGAAAATTTCTTGCTAAAAAATGACAGGGAATTTAGGTCATTGGATTAGCATCTAACCGTAGAACGTGGGGGCACAAGCAGATGCTAGATGCAATAACTGCCGAAATGGGAACGCATTTGGCATGTACCGTACTTCTCACTAGTACTAAAACCTTACACTCAGAGTGGCTCCTAGAAGCAAGGTTTTaaagggctattgtggggggttcGAGGAGCAAAGAAGATTAGACCACAAGGAAGCTTGCATAAGCTAGCCCGAAGAGGTGAGCAAGGTCCGGGGAGTGCCCAAGGATGGACGCATAAACAAGGTAGTCAGTATCCTACAAAGGCCTAGGAAGAGGAGAAGGGACCATGGAAGGAGCATGGGATATGACAGGAAGCTTCTTGAAAGATATACCTCCTAcctccgcattgaatgcttCATACCAACCATATCAGCTGCGTTAATGTGGAAATGACGCATGAACAATGAGTTCACTACTAGCAGCCTCTTCAACCACCCTCACCAGAGCTTTGATGGGACAAGAACCCTAAGGAATGCTTCAAGGCGTACAAATGGAGGGTTATGATGAAAGGGAGAAGGATATAAAAGGGAGGGAACCTTCCAGAAAAGGGGGACgttatttttgaaaagaaacagaaaaacaaGGAAGTGAACAGTGTATTACTTGATTTAGAACTTGTAACATTCATATATAAGAACTAATTCTCGGATCTGCCTGAGGATAGCATTATTATCACACTAATCTTCTCGGTCATACACCATGGCAAAGTTTAGAATTGCGATTGAAGTGTTTTCTCACTCTCAAAAGAAATTCTATTGTTTGGGCTTGATTTGAAGGATAAGGTACTACTATTCTTAGTGGGCTTGAGCCTCTATTTTCTGAGTACTTACAACTTTGTTTCACATGTACGTGCAtctcatttttgtttaaaagcaaatgccaaatattttaaGTTGTTCTTTAAATGGTGAGTTTCAAGATTAAACTTGAAATAAGGTACTATCCTTTTGGATAGccgttgtggggtgcctaacacctttttTATACTTAATCCAACTTCCAAATTTTTGATGTCTAGTTCGTGaggttcttttattttcttgtttatcTAAAGAGCcctttagggtgtgtttggtagagtggattttagagaggatgaaaaaaaaaaaaaggggagagaaaatgaggagagaaCTTTTTGGAGAGTATTTGGTTGGAAGAGGGGGGGAGAGGAAAATGATGGTGGACTCCATGTGTTTTTTCTCCAGGTTCACCAAAAAgttctctccaaaatggagagaaaactgagtGAAGGGATAAATATATGACAAAAATGCTCATTTACATTTGCATATGAGCTTTAGTCCAATAAgctgtttttttattattatttattattattgttattattacttGGGGGTAGGCTTTGTCTAACGTTGCTcttccttcttattttttgtgttttttttaagatgcaatttttttttgtagatgtgatttttttaaataaatttgggTAATTGCATTTTTTGTATAAGTCATTTTTTTAGTTGGGCgtcattttttaacaagggtatGAGTAAATTTACACAAGCTCACTTTTTTCATCCCTCTACTTTTCTACTCCCAACCAAAGAAAAAGGagggaaattaaaatattttctatcctctcactttttcaccaTTCCATCATTTtatatcctcccacttttctaaCCCTCCAATCAAACGGACCTAAAGAGTTTCTTAGTTAAATTAggaaataaaatcaattagatTTAAGTGACTAATCACACCTTAAAATCCCGATGATTGGTGTCaacttcttaaaaataaatataggtTATAATATTCACTCACACACACCTCACCCTAGTATTGCACACATGAACACACTTTGCATTTTGCACCAAATACGCCTCATCGGGTGAAAAACCCTCAACGGTTGGGGGACGATGTCAAGCTCGGGTCGAAATCTAGGTACGATTAAATGTTTGTGATTAACCATTCCTGTTCTCTATAGAAGGTCTAGAGTGTAGTACTCATTAATCTGCCACTTGTGGAAGTTGAAAAATCACTTTCTATCACTCTCTCAATGAAACAAAACAGaaatcaaattacaaaaaaatttcaatctcaAGCCTCAATAAAACAGaaatcaaattacaaaaaaatttcaatctcaAGCCTCAATATAGATGAATGGCTATgtgctttatatttttaaaataaaattaacttcCAAAATTGTGCTCCAAACTTTCTTCTTTGTTGAGCGTTGTTGTTGAAGTTTTGATCTGATAATATGATATCTACTTTTATGATTTTGTTCTTCATTATCAGATCAAGActtcaatcagtttttgatatAAGCGAGGATTAAATCACACatttcttatttaaccatcaaagattttactaattgagttaacaagaactcacaattttataattttatttacttacaAATTGAAATGGGGGTAGGGACGGGGTGGGATAGCATAGGTTTTATAATAATacaaaagatataattttttttttaaaaaaaagtaatcacaAACCACTACATTTCATACTTGTTTATTACATTTCTGTTTTGATTAAATTGTCGACTtcaatttctttgtttctttacGGGATGATACACATCCAAAAATTCTATGTATTATATAATATCCTAGatgttaataaaaaagaattaattttcaaattataatttaattaaaatttccaatcacattttttttattggattagccaaaaaatcaattaaaaagaaaatgttagcaaattttgaaaacatttagaagtaaatgaaaataataataatgtagaATTGTAGATGAAAAGATTAGCGGATTAGTCATAtaaaatcaattgaaaaaaaaaatgttagtggaacttgaaaataaaaactgaattaCAAGTTTTACATTtctaaaagttaaataaaaaagaatatatatatatatatatatatatacacacacatatatcaaaagttaaataatatttaaatacaaGAAAGAGGCCTCACTTAGTATTATTGCCTTAGGCCCCATAAGACATTGAGCCCGCCTGATCATTTCAAAGGCCCTCAACAATAATCTCCTGAGGGTgtgtttgataaaaattatttttgccaatttattttactattcagtttatttttgctactatttataagtttcactgcactttttgatactattcatgagttttgttgtactatttcaattaatttttacttttatctacaatatttttagcaaaaagttttcagttttagcaaaataagctaATCCCAAACGGACCCTGAAGCAGCTTTAATATATTAGTCATCATCCTAATGTAGAAGTTATTTTACCAACTAGGTTTTggtttcatagtggatctggtGTTTTTAAATATACGCATAGCTTTGTTGCTTCATCatccaaattcattttttctattttactacATATTTCTAGTTGCAAATAGGAATTGTCAACAATTTCTAGATAAGaactttatctttatttaccaTGAAACAAAAGGAGTGTAACAATCGAGGTGTggcaaaaaaatataattctgTAATGCACAATCTATGCATTGTGTGGCCAATGACTCCCTAGCTTGCAGCTTTCATATATAAATCAGCGTGCAGAGAACCATTTCTGGAGAACACAATGAAGGCTACCTCCTCTCAAATGTTCAAAATCAATAATAGCAAGGGATCTTGGAAAGCCAGATAAGCCAAGGCCAAGAAAAATGATCATCTATATTTTTCACCATTCACCACCAATTCCATCAACAAGTCATTCCAAGAATCTATTGGCCCAGGCAAGCACCAATGAAGACAGTCATTCTGAACTTTAGCATTCTTGTCCTTTGCAAAAGGTTGGAATTGCCTGTAGGGTCCTGGGTGCCCATCAGGCCTTAATACTGAAAGGCGGGTTGTATCTAATAACTTCAAGATCACCCCATTTCCAGACCCAACTTTGACAGCTTTTCCGGTCTCTTCCAATTCAATGTCACGCATTATAGTGTCTATACCACGCATATCAACCTCACCCTCTTTGAACGGCATGGTTCTATTGCAGTTTCCTCCGCTGAACCATTCACCGTTCTCAAAATGGTCTGGGGTCGTAGTTCTGAAGAAAACAAATGCCTTATGGTCATTGCTTGTAATGAAGTTGAGAACCAGTTGAAGGGCCTTGCGATATGCATAGTCAAATCCTAGTTCTGTCAAGTTCTTTCCAGGGCAGTAATGACAGCCTGTGATGTTATTGTTGTCGTAATAaattgctgttttgagaaaccATTTTCCACCAGAAATTACAGCATAATCAAAATCTTTATATTGCTCAGTCCATCTTTCATCAAGTTTGTCAAGATATAACTGGATTTCTGATGAAGACACTCCATTCAAGTCCTCAAAGATAGCCGCTTTAATGAGGAAAGGGGTCCAAATTACTGAAAGAGTGAAGTTGTGTGAAGGAAAGTGCCATCTTTTGGACCGATATTCCTCATCGTGGTAGACCTCAACTGCTTGTTCCACCTGTGGCACACAATCACTAAATTATGTCAGGTAGGACCAAATTGTTGATAACGTACTGCCgagaatatatatacaaacgCTCGCTCTAGAATAAAAAAACAACAGCAGAAACCATTCCAGATCGATGGTAAAGATTAACTGAACATGTCAAGTGGTGGTAGGTCCTAGTATATGATATGGgaatttttggaagatttgaGGTCTTTGGGTACCACAGGGGGATATCTACGTCAATAGAATAGAAATACTGGAGTCTGTCTACAGAAACCTCTCTCAACATATTCTATAATGtggaaaatataattcaaattgaACATGTACACTTACTGACAGTGGAGAGTATGAGGGGAATAAAGCAGAACATGAACATGACAGAGATATTCAACTTTAGCCATTTACATCGACAATGTATTGTAACTCTCTCATTTTGCTGTCTTGGAAAAATGATTTAAACTTcaaatgtttgaaattaaatGGAGACCAAACTGGTAAACTACTCAACAACCGAAATACAAGTATTATTACCGCACGAAAATAGAGCAAATGTAAGTTTTTGTCTCCGTGTTTGTTTCTTCCCTTTTTCTAACCTAAAGACTTCGGTTCAAAGTGAAACTATACTAATTGACACATAAAcatagaaaaaccaaaaaatagtAATGTACTTATCAATAATTATTAATGTTCAAGAGAAGCCATATGGTAGGTAAACCTGTTCAGATTAAGACACCACAACCACTTCAGAACAGTTGTCTAACCATAAAAGTGGCAGCTGTCTTCCACAAATGAAATCAACACTGATGGTTGAAGTTGGATTATGAGTTCCAAAATGATCTAGCAGCATATAAAAGAGATAAGAGACTGTTTGAATATGTGAGAtgatagaagaagaaaaaaaattgagaaaatggAACGTggattgaaattttctttttcttttttggtagaTAATGATAAAAACTAATTTCCTATAATCTATCAATAATAATAAGGCTAATCCAAactaatttatttgaataaataaaacatacatctaccattttttttatctaatactACTAATAGtgattcaaataaataaatcacataacatgattttttgttatttcattCCACCATTTGTAACCTTTCCAGAATGAGACCAAAATAGAAGAGGCTGATTTTACAATATAATTACACAGATGATTTGACAATATTATTCCTCTAgtatataaaaaacaatattcaCAACAATTGAGTTAGcaagtttttattaattctgATCTGAATTCACCACAGATATCACTTCATCATCTACTATTCACAACTTAATACATCATTGGCTgttaaatattttgtgaaaattgttgtgATGACTTATTGAGGTCTATAACTATAAGTCAATTCGCTTTAGCAACGGAGAAGTGGCTATAGTTTCAATAATTGTTAAAGCTAGTAAAAAATAGCAATAGCATAAGGCACACCTGAAATGATTATAGTGCTAAAGCAATCTACTTAAAATTTCACTAAAAGAAGAAGCAAACTacttaagatatatttaaaCACAGTGTAAgaactattttatatatattattttccaaAGGTCAGCCAAGAAAATGGTAGATTACGAGTTCATGTGTCAAAATCTAATATTTCAAAGCATATACTTGAAAACTCctagaaaattttaaagagtACCTGAGAGAGGATGCAAAGCAATGACTGGACATGGTTACGAGAGATGGAATCACCAATAAAGGCCCATGACTTATTCCTCATAAGATCAAGAAATCTCTCAGAGTTGAACCTTGGTAATTCACAGTTCCGTGGATTCCACCTCCAGTACAGGTAACCTGAATCAGGACGTCCATTACTCATACAATTTTGATGACCCTCAATCACATGGCAGCTCTCATTAGTGTATGCTGGACCTGATTCATCAGCTATCCAATCTCCCATGAAAATGTCACATTTTTCTGCAACTGTATTGCGAATAATAATATCAATACAACCATACAAagaattaaacaaacaaaaaaatccactaaaaaatttacaaagtagTGAGGTTAGTACTTCTTTATCGTTTACCAAAactgacaactttttttttttttgtttcgtatataatatataaagagagagatagactTAAAGACCAGTTTCTTTTGATGGAAAACACACCCTTGTAATGACAAGCCAACTCCAAAACTGGCAGCGGTAGTTAGAGTCACAGTGCGACCTAAAGACCAGTTTCTGAACACCCAACTACTGAACAACTTTAGTTTAATGATCTAGCTGGACTTCATTGGTAATAAcattaaacaaatatttttttttccttctaatttgGAAATGgcattttaatttgaactttctCATTCAGTAAATTTACTAAACTATAAGGAAATTgcataattaaagaaaaatgttaaagaatGTCCAAGGAATTAGTTtagaaactatttttagaaatatttaatggaaaaatgatATATAAGTGGGGTAAATGATGAGTTATCATATTCAAACATAAAttcaagagagagaagaaatgcTCAATTGGAAATCGAATATCCAGTTATACTCAAACTAATTTCTAAATAGCAAAAACAAtgaattaaacccaaaaaaaagaagaaaaaaaaaaaagatggaagaAAAAATCAGCCTACCATCTTTATAAATGgggcaaaaaaaagaaataaagaacaccaattttcaaaatgaattCCCCTTTCTCATTCACGGATGTCTTGAAACAATCAAAAAGTAGGAAGATAGAAAATTTCCTCACCAATCTCAGATGTTTGAGTTTCATTTTCAGGAAAAACAGAAGAAAGAGGCGGTTGAATTGGTTGAGAAAGAACAGGGGAATCTGTTTTTGGCTCTGCTTCTGCAAGAGGTGGTGTGTGAGTCTCTTCTAGGACTGAAGAAATTCTGATTGAATCAGAGGAGAAAAGGCGAAAAGCGAGACCCAATAAGAGAATTGAGACACCAAACTTCACAAatatatgattgtgtttgtaGTGCGATGATAAAGGTTTCGAATCCCACCTCATTCCCTTCCCCATTTGGTGTCCGAAAGACCAAGAAAATCCCTGGGAAGttaaacagagagagagagaaaaaaaaaaaaaaaacagctatAGAAGATGAACGAGTTCAAAGTGAAATGGTGTTGTTTTTGCCACAAACCAAACGATGTTTTAGCATGAAAAAGGTTTACAAACAATGACATGTTGTCTATAGGCTTGCTTGGCTTGGGGATATCGCAATCAGAGAGATGCAATGTTGTTAAGGCGGTTTTCTTCGCCTCAATAAAgtacttgtatatatatatatataagagctgaataattcattaaaagtaaattacttttttaattttatgtattttttaagaTACACAagtataaaaatagaaaataataatgaaataagATGGGAATAATTATCTATGAATATGTCAAAACTTTGCACTTGATTACTTATTGGAcgctttttattctttttgtgatGTTTCACGtaactttttaaaatagaaatataattaatcttttttaagaaatttgaataattataaaaacaattgTAGATTTCAAAAAAGCTTACTCATTGTTCtatgaaatctaattaaataagtttaataaatgaaaagagaaaatttagaaattaaataaattaatagaatattctttgaaaaatcttttatttctatttcatttcTCTCATTCCCCTATTCCAAAtaagttcaaagaaaaaaaaatataagagaaggaaaataaaaacaatgtcAAACTTGTAATTGCCTGATGAATATTAAAATTGAGGGTACGATTTTTGTTTAATGCATCAGTGTACTAGACACATTAAGATATTGACACATGTTCAAAATTGAACATTTGTCCACATTTTAAAATGTCAAATGCACCACTGCGCATCCTTAACgcaatggtcactccataagtgtAAGTGCTTATGGGGTGCgccgggggggggggaattcaagtatctaggaggaaaCTTTACACATagatatacttagattaggttagagtagaatttctatctttcatatatatatatatatatatatatatatatatatatatataaagtgtcAAATGCATTAATGCACTAGATAAAAGCCAAACCCAAAATCTAAATACctcttatccaaaaaattttatttggatgaAAGGGTTAATGAGAATTATGAATTTCACATGTGCTTGACCAATTTTTCTGAGACAATCACTGGCGACTTTACATGCAAGCTAGGGTGGTCACATGACCACCCTAACTTGCAAAAAATGGTATATATACActtgccaaagaaaaaaaaaattatatgttaaacTAACCTATTGTGAGTTTGTGACCaccataataaaaatgttaaacacCCTGACTTGATAATTACAAAAAGTtaggttcaacaaaaataaaaataatgttacattcacaacattttcacactaattttacaataaatctaatgtggtaagttgttactaattttaatttgagctcaatattgatattattttttgatccaccaataacaactttttgcattagatttattataaaaacattGTGGACGTAATATtacttcaaaattaattatgtcctccaaacataatccttaatcccccttttttttaaaaaaaaaaaaaaaaccttcggtcataacaataaatattagcccaaataataacaaacataaaccaaacaaaaacaaaataagacaaACAACAAGAAGTGATctaattattcaataaaaagacTACTATAagacaaaaaagataaaaattgcTACATATTCAAATTTGTAGTTCATTCaacctattcaataaaaataatctctaatttcattttttctaaagaaTGATACTAAGAAAAATATCGTGATTGTCAGTTCTCCTTAATGGTGAtgacaattatatattttttagttttgaagtCATAACAATTTTACTCTCCTTAATGACTCGACTTACCattgtaataattatttaaGTTATTGCTTTATTAGGTTTTGTATAATTAAATTGTCTAATGACCAcccgtcaaaaaaaaaaaaatttgtctaatgaccactctaaaaaaatttcctaaaaccGCTACGAGAGACAACTATGTATTTAATGGACCAAAATCCAATagggtttttaattgtattcaCCTTAAAATTTGGTTATATGCATTCTCAATGtgaatatagaaaataaataaagacaaaaatatttaatttatatggGATACGTCTGAAGCGGAGAAGAGAATATATGTCTATTGTGTAGATCAAAGTGTTACGGATTTGGTCTCTGATTATTTTTGTTGGAAGGGGGAGCAGAAATAGATTTAGATCTAATTGCACATGTTCTGCAGACTGTACTCAGTTCTCCCGCGTGTAATctattaaatgtttttttagtataataattGGTATCGGATTGATTAAGTACAGCTGGCCAGAACTTTATCTTTTTTGTAGTAActagtaacattttttttttttggtgaaaaggaaatttttataaactaaacAACTGAAACAGGAGCAACACTCCGATCATACAAAATCCCAGCATCGTCTAAACTCAACAACAGAGCAACGTCTGCTGGGGAAAaatcaaaaacaagaaaattgcAAGGAAGCAGCGCACCCCTCCTAGCTAATGCATCCGCACACTTGTTGGCCTCTCTATAACAGTGTTGGATTTTAACCTTAGGAATTCTAGCCATTCCTTCTCTGCAATTAGCAACAAGATTGCTATTTCCATTTGGGTTGTGGTTCGTACTCCTTATCAGATCAATGACAAGCAGCGCATCCAATTCAATTATCACCGCGGGAAGATTGAGCTCTAAACATAAATGAATTCCATCTCTCAACAACCACAATTCAACAGTTGCTCGTCGTGTTTCCAATAGCTCTCGCATACCCTTTAATCCACTTGCCCTTAGCATTTCTGATGATGCCTCCTCCACCCACACGCCTTGGGTTGCCCATAGAAGACCCATCTGAATTGAGTTTGACCCATTGCACTCGGGGTGATGTCCACCCAACCTGAATAATAGTTTTTACCCTCACATTCCTCCCATTTACACCCAAGAAAGCAAATTCTGCTGTCTTAGTGATCACTTCGTAGCTGTTCAGCTTAGGGGGATTATTGCCTCTGAAGACAACCTCATTCTTGTGCAACCAAATACTCCACActccaaaaggaaaaatagCATTCCAGTAAATTCCATATGAGAGCAAGCATTAGAATTGCAATTGGTACGCAACCAGTTCACCAAGGAAGAGCCATAGAAAGAATTTAAAACAGAGGGAGGAATAAGGGAGTCCCAAACCTGACGGGCCAAAGGGCAATCTCTCAACATATGGATGATTGATTCAGCTTCATTATTGCAGAGGGGGCAGAGGTGGGAAATGTTCATTCCTCTGGAAGCAAGAGTTTCTCTGACAGGGATACTTAGGTGGCAGCATTGCCAAAGAAAGCACCTGATTTTTGGAAGTGTAGGAAGCTTCCAAACCCAACTACCAGTGTCAAGATTAAAGGTATGGCTACCATCTTCAATACATGCAAGCTTATATGCAtctttcaaaacaaaatcacCACTTGGGGACAAAAACCAAGAGATGCGGTCTGAGTAAGAAGTCATGAGAGGCATAGGATTTGCTTTAATATCCTGCATAAGAATCGAAGGAAAAGCGAAGGAGATGCACCCCAAGTTCCATCGGCCTTGTTTAAAGACATCTTTGAGCTGGAGGTTTTCTTCCTCTCTATTAAAAGGGCCGGCAATAAGCTCTTGTAGAGTCCCTTGATTGAGCCACTTGTCATACCAAAAAGATATATTGCTCTCTTGACCAGCAATCCACTTGGTGCCTTTCTTAAAAACAGATTTCCCTTCCTTAATACCTTTCCAAACAGTAGAGCAACCTTTAATTCTTCCCACACTGGTTCGGTTCCTAACACTCCTCCTACGATTGATGTATTCATGAGTCAACACCCGAGCCCACAGAGAATCCTTTTCATGGTGCATATGCCAATTCAGTTTAGCAAGGAAGGCAGTATTCTTTTCCTTGACTGCTTGCAAACCAAGACCCCCATCTTTCTTGGGCTTCGTTACCTTCTTCCAGCTCATCAtatggattttctttttattttcagtaGACCCCCCATAAGAAATCTTGATTAAACTTGTCCACA from Castanea sativa cultivar Marrone di Chiusa Pesio chromosome 11, ASM4071231v1 harbors:
- the LOC142615563 gene encoding protein trichome birefringence-like 25, translating into MGKGMRWDSKPLSSHYKHNHIFVKFGVSILLLGLAFRLFSSDSIRISSVLEETHTPPLAEAEPKTDSPVLSQPIQPPLSSVFPENETQTSEIVAEKCDIFMGDWIADESGPAYTNESCHVIEGHQNCMSNGRPDSGYLYWRWNPRNCELPRFNSERFLDLMRNKSWAFIGDSISRNHVQSLLCILSQVEQAVEVYHDEEYRSKRWHFPSHNFTLSVIWTPFLIKAAIFEDLNGVSSSEIQLYLDKLDERWTEQYKDFDYAVISGGKWFLKTAIYYDNNNITGCHYCPGKNLTELGFDYAYRKALQLVLNFITSNDHKAFVFFRTTTPDHFENGEWFSGGNCNRTMPFKEGEVDMRGIDTIMRDIELEETGKAVKVGSGNGVILKLLDTTRLSVLRPDGHPGPYRQFQPFAKDKNAKVQNDCLHWCLPGPIDSWNDLLMELVVNGEKYR